TCGCGGCGCGCCTGATCAGCTTGGGCGCCAGCTTATCCATGGGAATAGACTTGCCGCGGAGATTCCATATGTCGATATTGTTGATGTTTTTCGGCTGCCAGCCGAGGGCCTGATAGACGTCCTTGAAACGGTGCAGGCAGCTGGCCCGGTCAAGCTCCAGATTGACATACAGGATCTTGCCTTGGGAACAGTCCCATGACAGCCACTTCCGCCCCTCCGCGATCGCGCAGCAAAGTTCTATGAGCCCGAACGACTTCCCCGCCTTCGACGGCCCGGCCATAAGCATCTTATGCCCCTGTCGCAGGATACCGTCTATCAGGGTCGGCGCCAGGTCGGGGAGATTATCCCAGGCCCCCGCCATGTTCTCCGGCTCCGGCAGATCATCGTTGACGCTTTCGATCCATTCCTTCCATTCAGTGAAGTTTGCTTTGCCGATATTCGTGTCGATGAGCCATTGCTTATTCCCCTGGCGGATAACGCCGGGCATGCGCGACAACCTCGACGGGTTCCGGTTCTGGGTGTCGATCTCCAGCCCGTTCTTCTTGCAGACGGCATAAAGGTAATCCACGCGCTTACGGTATTCTTCGTAGTCAGCTGCATCGATGCGCACGATGGCATGCAGGCTCTTTTTCCCGGAGTGGACCAGGCAGGCCACCGGCAGCTCCAGGGCGCGAATGATCTCGTTTTGCTTTTCAAGCTCCAGGTGATCGGATTCCACCAGCGCGAACCGGAACTCGGTGACGTTCTCGTTTTTAACGCCCTTGCCGTCCAGAGGGTTGAAGCGGATCCAGGCGCCGCATTCCGACTTGTAATCACCGAAGACCGCGCCGATATCCCCGTCGCAGATATTCAGCTCCTCGATGAGCTGGCCGGCCGTGCGGTCCCAGTTGCCCTTCGTGGGTAAATATTTCCCGTCCTTCTCCCAGCTGCTGGTGACATAGCCGACATTCTCCGAACTGTCGAAAAGCGTCTCCAGGTAAGTGGTAAGGTCTTTCACCGGGTTCCAGTTCTCCGGCTCGACGAGTTCGCGGCCCTCAATCCAGTTTTTGTCGATGATAACTCGCTCCGCCTTGTCGGTACCGATAGTGCCTTCCCATTCGATCTCATAATCATCCCGGACGGCCCTGGGGGCCTCCCAACCCCCATCCTTGGCCATCTCCACGATAGTCCCCGCGGTGACCGGAGTGCTAGATCCCTGAAACGATCCCCATTTTTTAAAACACTCCCCGGGCCGGTAGCGGGTGGCGTCCCGTTTGCTCCATGCGTCCCACACACTGGCCGTATAGCCTTCTTCTTTGAGAGCCATGCCCACATTAACCCACTCCTGATAAGAGAGGTTGGCGGGGTCGATATAGTCGAGCAGCGGGAACAGATCCATCTTATCCAATGTCTCTCACCTCAGGGTGGTAGTTTTGGGGAACGATACCCGGCGGGATGTGCCAGCCCTGGGCGGCGATCCGGTCAATCAGTTTTTTCGCGTGCTCAAACTGCCAGGCACCGACATGCTGGAAGCCGCGGCTCTCCAGGAAGCGGAT
The sequence above is drawn from the Sporomusaceae bacterium genome and encodes:
- a CDS encoding AAA family ATPase, whose amino-acid sequence is MDLFPLLDYIDPANLSYQEWVNVGMALKEEGYTASVWDAWSKRDATRYRPGECFKKWGSFQGSSTPVTAGTIVEMAKDGGWEAPRAVRDDYEIEWEGTIGTDKAERVIIDKNWIEGRELVEPENWNPVKDLTTYLETLFDSSENVGYVTSSWEKDGKYLPTKGNWDRTAGQLIEELNICDGDIGAVFGDYKSECGAWIRFNPLDGKGVKNENVTEFRFALVESDHLELEKQNEIIRALELPVACLVHSGKKSLHAIVRIDAADYEEYRKRVDYLYAVCKKNGLEIDTQNRNPSRLSRMPGVIRQGNKQWLIDTNIGKANFTEWKEWIESVNDDLPEPENMAGAWDNLPDLAPTLIDGILRQGHKMLMAGPSKAGKSFGLIELCCAIAEGRKWLSWDCSQGKILYVNLELDRASCLHRFKDVYQALGWQPKNINNIDIWNLRGKSIPMDKLAPKLIRRAAKKNYIAIIIDPIYKIITGDENSADQMANFCNQFDKVCTELGCAVIYCHHHSKGAQGGKRSMDRASGSGVFARDPDALLDLIELDITEALAKQEENKSVCAACEAFLDANYPDWDDDVSQDDRLSERAMLDYCKRVVSQEKYIELVNNFVFPARQRARQRTAWRIEGTLREFPKFAPVNLWFDYPVHYVDKIGVLKDVDADADQPPWRKNFKRKKSPADSKKERGASLETAFEAAGFEGQPTVKSMAEYIGVTEKTVRNRIKEHGNFAVDVHGAVFRKEK